One Pseudomonas sp. HOU2 genomic window carries:
- the pcaC gene encoding 4-carboxymuconolactone decarboxylase has protein sequence MDEKQRYDEGLQVRRAVLGDAHVDRSLNALTEFNSEFQEMITRHAWGDIWTRPGLPRHTRSLITIAMLIGMNREAELKLHLRAAANNGVSRGEIKEVIMQSAIYCGIPAANATFHLAESVWDELGVESRE, from the coding sequence GTGGACGAGAAACAACGTTACGACGAAGGCCTGCAAGTGCGCCGTGCGGTGTTGGGCGATGCTCACGTCGATCGCAGCCTGAATGCGCTGACCGAGTTCAATTCGGAATTCCAGGAGATGATCACCCGTCATGCCTGGGGTGACATCTGGACCCGCCCGGGCCTGCCACGGCATACCCGTAGCCTGATCACCATCGCCATGCTGATCGGGATGAACCGCGAGGCCGAGCTGAAACTGCATTTGCGTGCGGCGGCCAACAACGGTGTGAGCCGGGGCGAGATCAAGGAAGTGATCATGCAGAGCGCGATTTATTGCGGGATCCCGGCGGCGAATGCGACGTTTCATCTGGCGGAGTCGGTGTGGGATGAGCTGGGCGTCGAATCCCGGGAGTAG
- a CDS encoding OprD family porin, with the protein MTHPTAPYALPGLIALALTGVALPAAAEEAGFVEGASANLNLRNFYINRNFTNPTKAQGKAEEWTQNFILDAKSGFTQGTVGFGMDVLGLYSVKLDGGKGTGGTQLLPLDHDGRPADNFGRTNVAFKAKLSQTEVKVGEWMPVLPILRSDDGRSLPQTFRGGQITSKEINGLTLYGGQFRANSPRDDSSMSDMSMFGKAAFTSDRFNFQGGEYQFNEKRTQIGLWNAELKDIYSQQYLNLTHSQPLGDWTLGANLGFFYGKDDGSARAGELDNKTWSGMFSARYGGNTFYVGLQKLTGDSAWMRVNGTSGGTLANDSYNSSYDNAQERSWQVRHDYNFAALGIPGLTLMNRYISGDNVHTGTITDGKEWGRESELGYTVQSGTLRDLNVRWRNSTLRRDFSNNEFDENRLIISYPISLL; encoded by the coding sequence ATGACTCATCCAACCGCGCCGTACGCCCTCCCCGGCCTGATCGCCCTGGCCCTGACCGGCGTCGCCCTGCCCGCCGCAGCCGAAGAAGCCGGTTTTGTCGAAGGCGCCAGCGCCAACCTGAACCTGCGCAACTTCTACATCAACCGCAACTTCACCAACCCGACCAAGGCTCAGGGCAAGGCTGAAGAGTGGACGCAGAACTTCATTCTCGACGCCAAATCCGGCTTTACCCAGGGCACCGTCGGCTTCGGCATGGACGTGCTCGGCCTGTACTCGGTAAAGCTCGATGGCGGCAAAGGCACCGGTGGCACGCAACTGTTGCCGCTGGATCACGACGGGCGTCCGGCGGACAACTTCGGTCGCACCAACGTCGCGTTCAAGGCCAAGCTCTCTCAGACCGAAGTGAAGGTCGGCGAATGGATGCCGGTGCTGCCGATCCTGCGCTCGGACGACGGCCGCTCGCTGCCGCAAACCTTCCGTGGCGGGCAGATCACCTCGAAGGAGATCAACGGTCTGACCCTGTATGGCGGGCAGTTCCGCGCCAACAGCCCGCGCGATGACAGCAGCATGAGCGACATGTCGATGTTCGGCAAAGCGGCGTTCACCTCCGATCGCTTCAACTTTCAGGGCGGTGAATACCAGTTCAACGAAAAACGCACGCAGATCGGCCTGTGGAACGCCGAACTCAAGGACATCTACAGCCAGCAATACCTCAACCTGACACACAGCCAGCCACTCGGCGACTGGACGCTGGGCGCCAACCTGGGCTTCTTCTACGGCAAGGACGATGGCAGCGCCCGCGCTGGCGAACTCGACAACAAGACCTGGTCGGGGATGTTCTCGGCTCGCTACGGCGGCAACACCTTCTACGTCGGCCTGCAAAAACTCACCGGCGACAGCGCCTGGATGCGCGTCAACGGCACCAGCGGCGGCACCCTGGCCAACGACAGTTACAACTCCAGCTACGACAACGCTCAGGAGCGATCCTGGCAGGTGCGCCACGACTACAACTTCGCCGCCCTGGGCATCCCCGGCCTGACCCTGATGAACCGCTACATCAGCGGCGACAACGTGCACACCGGAACCATCACCGATGGCAAGGAGTGGGGCCGCGAATCGGAACTGGGCTACACCGTGCAGAGCGGCACCCTGCGCGACCTCAACGTACGCTGGCGCAACTCGACCCTGCGCCGCGACTTCAGCAACAACGAGTTCGACGAAAACCGTCTGATCATCAGCTATCCGATCAGCCTGCTCTGA
- the pcaD gene encoding 3-oxoadipate enol-lactonase: MAFVQLADGELHYQWDGRVDAPVLVLSNSLGTDLHMWDAQIPAFTEHFRVLRFDTRGHGQSLVTAGPYSIEQLGRDVLGLLDALHIERAHFCGLSMGGLIGQWLGINAGHRLHKLIVCNTAAKIGDPSVWNPRIETVLRDGPAAMVALRDASIARWFTPDFSAANPAAAKKITDMLAATSPEGYAANCAAVRDADFREQLASINLPLLVIAGTEDAVTPPSGGHFIQEHVRGAEYAEFHAAHLSNVQAGADFSDRVLAFLNAQ, translated from the coding sequence GTGGCTTTCGTTCAACTCGCCGATGGCGAACTGCACTATCAATGGGACGGCCGGGTCGATGCACCGGTGCTGGTGCTGTCCAACTCGCTGGGCACCGACCTGCACATGTGGGACGCGCAGATCCCAGCGTTCACCGAGCACTTCCGGGTGCTGCGTTTCGACACCCGTGGTCACGGGCAATCGCTGGTGACAGCGGGGCCGTACAGCATCGAGCAACTGGGCCGCGACGTGCTGGGTCTGCTGGATGCGCTGCACATCGAACGTGCGCATTTCTGCGGATTGTCGATGGGTGGCTTGATCGGTCAGTGGCTGGGGATCAATGCCGGTCACCGTCTGCACAAACTGATTGTGTGCAATACCGCCGCAAAAATTGGCGACCCGTCGGTGTGGAACCCGCGTATTGAAACTGTGCTGCGTGACGGCCCGGCAGCGATGGTCGCCCTGCGTGATGCATCGATTGCGCGCTGGTTTACTCCGGACTTTTCCGCGGCCAATCCGGCTGCAGCGAAGAAGATCACCGACATGCTCGCAGCCACTTCGCCGGAAGGTTATGCGGCCAATTGCGCGGCGGTGCGTGATGCCGATTTCCGTGAGCAACTGGCCTCGATCAACCTGCCGCTGCTGGTCATCGCGGGTACCGAAGATGCGGTAACGCCACCGTCTGGTGGGCATTTCATTCAGGAGCATGTGCGCGGCGCCGAGTACGCCGAGTTCCATGCCGCGCACCTGTCCAACGTGCAGGCCGGTGCCGATTTCAGTGATCGGGTGTTGGCGTTTCTGAACGCTCAGTGA
- a CDS encoding methyltransferase domain-containing protein, with product MSAKLETAGNACTHWDAKAYQQFSRLRQRPVHELLDRVDLHDPKRIYDLGCGTGIATQLLAERWPRAQLLGVDSSRQMLDQARCLPINAQWQECDLLDWQPGQPADLLLAAAVLHFIGDHQQLLPRLLGHLTPGGCLAAHMPDWRDAPWYRLMLDTLDDAGPGHTPIGTAELRRRMAARPLLTLEDYYRLLAPLTTSLDIWETEQLQVVDGKSPVYDWVKVSALRPVMQALDSEEQARFIYHFLMRVHEHYPPEKNGHTLFPFKRIFIVARV from the coding sequence ATGAGCGCCAAACTCGAAACGGCAGGGAACGCCTGCACTCACTGGGACGCCAAGGCGTACCAGCAGTTTTCCCGTCTCAGGCAACGCCCGGTCCACGAATTGCTCGACCGTGTCGATCTGCACGACCCCAAGCGCATTTATGACCTGGGCTGCGGCACCGGCATCGCCACGCAGTTGCTGGCCGAGCGCTGGCCGCGTGCGCAGTTGCTGGGAGTCGACAGCTCGCGGCAAATGCTTGATCAGGCTCGTTGCCTGCCGATCAACGCCCAATGGCAAGAGTGCGACCTGCTCGATTGGCAACCCGGACAACCCGCCGACCTGCTGCTCGCGGCGGCGGTGCTGCATTTCATCGGCGATCATCAACAGCTGCTGCCGCGCCTGCTGGGGCATCTCACCCCCGGCGGCTGTCTGGCGGCGCACATGCCGGACTGGCGCGATGCCCCGTGGTATCGATTGATGCTCGACACCCTCGACGATGCCGGCCCGGGACACACCCCCATCGGCACAGCAGAACTGCGCCGGCGCATGGCGGCGCGGCCGTTGTTGACGCTGGAGGACTACTACCGCTTGCTGGCGCCGCTGACCACGTCGTTGGATATCTGGGAAACCGAGCAATTGCAGGTGGTTGACGGCAAGTCACCGGTGTACGACTGGGTGAAGGTTTCGGCGCTGCGGCCGGTGATGCAGGCGCTGGATTCAGAGGAACAGGCGCGGTTTATCTATCACTTCCTGATGCGGGTGCACGAGCATTACCCGCCGGAGAAAAACGGGCATACGCTGTTTCCGTTCAAGCGGATTTTCATTGTTGCCAGGGTTTGA
- a CDS encoding DUF1641 domain-containing protein produces the protein MNMPEEMSATPGFTALMAKLQPLIDGGRLENIVDLLSLVSDIADLLDTAMVEKLAQLFESGTAATWTVSNAVRKAKAEVSAQSEAPGTLALLKLLNEEDTRKGVAVVLKTLNVIGRQL, from the coding sequence ATGAACATGCCCGAGGAAATGTCAGCCACGCCCGGGTTCACTGCCTTGATGGCAAAACTGCAGCCGTTAATCGACGGCGGACGCCTGGAGAATATTGTCGACCTGCTTTCACTGGTTTCCGACATCGCCGATCTGCTCGACACGGCCATGGTGGAAAAACTCGCGCAATTGTTCGAGAGCGGCACTGCCGCCACCTGGACAGTCAGTAATGCAGTGCGCAAGGCCAAAGCCGAAGTATCGGCACAGTCAGAGGCGCCGGGCACTCTGGCGTTACTCAAACTGCTGAATGAAGAGGACACACGCAAAGGCGTGGCCGTTGTTCTGAAAACCCTCAACGTCATTGGACGACAACTGTAA
- a CDS encoding FAD/NAD(P)-binding oxidoreductase: MSKRIVIVGGGVGGTMLANQLVGKLYPEVLRGDVSITLLSSSPDHYYKPAFMYVAFSQFFEEELKRAERSLLRPEISFHVEEVTRFDFSGQQLRTRTGKRFDYDFLVIATGCVPAPERIEGLQEAGDHFYQYLPARQLAQRLNTIEKGRIFITVSFPQTPNVPHQCGIAPVETTLMLDDLLRRRGVREQVEIIYTYPTVAQLLRNCLFLQRPTGEILPSIFARKNIQFQRGFTLSHVDPDAKVAYSAEGDAQPFDILMATPPIQAVEVVRECGISQAANDEGWLPTNHETLQVYGLENVYVIGDTVDLPVSKAGGACHNQAPVIANNITAQIRLGAPNSVYDGRVQAVAQMGLNAGMPLWYDYTHDVLPTPPTKLGGLLRNGFNRGLYWAVARGML, from the coding sequence ATGAGCAAGCGAATAGTTATCGTCGGTGGCGGTGTAGGTGGAACCATGCTGGCCAATCAACTGGTCGGCAAGCTGTATCCCGAAGTTCTACGCGGCGACGTCTCGATCACATTGCTGTCCAGTTCCCCCGATCATTACTACAAACCTGCGTTCATGTACGTGGCGTTCAGTCAGTTCTTCGAAGAGGAACTCAAACGTGCGGAACGCTCATTGTTGCGCCCGGAAATCAGTTTCCACGTTGAAGAAGTCACCCGTTTCGACTTTTCCGGGCAGCAATTGCGCACCCGAACCGGCAAGCGCTTCGACTATGATTTTCTGGTGATCGCCACCGGCTGCGTGCCGGCGCCGGAACGCATCGAGGGTCTGCAAGAAGCCGGCGACCACTTCTATCAATACCTTCCTGCCCGGCAGCTGGCGCAACGCCTGAACACCATCGAAAAAGGCCGGATTTTCATTACCGTGTCCTTCCCGCAGACACCGAACGTCCCGCACCAATGCGGAATCGCGCCCGTGGAAACGACATTGATGCTGGATGATTTGTTGCGTCGCCGGGGCGTTCGCGAGCAAGTGGAAATCATCTACACCTACCCGACGGTTGCCCAGCTATTGCGCAATTGTCTGTTCTTGCAGCGTCCCACGGGTGAAATCCTGCCGAGCATTTTTGCCCGGAAAAACATTCAATTTCAGCGCGGCTTCACCCTGAGCCATGTGGATCCCGATGCAAAAGTCGCCTACTCGGCCGAGGGCGATGCGCAACCCTTCGATATCCTGATGGCTACTCCGCCAATCCAGGCCGTCGAGGTGGTGCGTGAATGCGGCATCTCACAAGCCGCCAATGATGAAGGATGGCTGCCGACCAATCACGAAACGCTGCAGGTCTACGGCCTGGAGAATGTCTACGTGATCGGCGACACCGTCGATCTGCCGGTCAGCAAGGCCGGCGGCGCCTGTCATAACCAGGCGCCGGTGATCGCCAACAACATCACCGCCCAGATCCGTCTTGGCGCACCCAACTCGGTATACGACGGTCGGGTACAGGCGGTAGCACAAATGGGCCTGAATGCCGGGATGCCACTGTGGTACGACTACACCCACGATGTATTGCCGACACCCCCGACCAAATTGGGCGGCCTGCTCAGAAACGGTTTCAATCGCGGTCTTTACTGGGCGGTGGCCCGGGGAATGCTTTGA